A single genomic interval of Cydia splendana chromosome 10, ilCydSple1.2, whole genome shotgun sequence harbors:
- the LOC134794222 gene encoding monocarboxylate transporter 10 has protein sequence MDLEPKENSELLTKVRNVEVRSAEIPKPETNGNVRGNNDEFASGPPDGGFRAYSVLVGSFLTNGLLFGVINSYSVIYTVMSKQLKEQNVPNFESKASLVGSLAMGTTFLLSPLSGVLTALMGLRRTAVLGGTIAASGLLLSSFATDHVDILCFTYGVLYGLGASLAYTPSLAILGHYFKKYLGRVNGIVTIGSSIFTVMMPPLMKHLIEDYGLDWMFRVLAIFTFGIALCGILFKPIPLLVIEKPLKEDNCTSLIKTIVSVEIWKNKKYRLWALSMPVALFGYFVPYVHIGKFVETFDKVYNNVPIQCIAATSGVGRLVFGFLADKPGIDRILLQQISFYVIGILTIILPFVNSFAFIIVISLGMGVFDGAFIALIGPIAFELVGGAHAAQAIGCMLGLAAVPLSIGPPFAAYLHGLYDSYTLPFVLAGISPLVGATLMFTIRLYRKPGIQKRQNLDKGGSINGKLSSNDIEKLSGSGPLPNGDNHHDRMVNTSL, from the exons ATGGATTTGGAACCAAAGGAAAACTCAGAACTACTGACTAAAGTACGTAATGTGGAGGTGAGAAGTGCCGAGATACCGAAGCCCGAAACAAATGGAAATGTGCGTGGAAATAATGATGAGTTCGCAAGTGGTCCCCCTGATGGGGGGTTCAGAGCATATTCTGTGCTGGTGGGCTCATTCCTCACAAATGGCCTTCTCTTTGGTGTGATAAATTCATATAGTGTGATATATACAGTGATGTCAAAACAACTGAAGGAACAAAATGTACCAAACTTTGAGAGCAAAGCAT CTCTGGTGGGCAGCCTGGCGATGGGAACGACGTTCCTGCTGTCGCCGCTGTCGGGCGTGCTGACCGCGCTGATGGGGCTGCGTCGCACCGCCGTGCTCGGTGGCACCATCGCCGCCTCTGGCCTCCTTCTATCCTCTTTCGCCACCGATCACGTCGATATTCTATGCTTCACTTACGGGGTCCTATATGGACTAGGCGCATCTCTCGCCTACACGCCCTCCCTCGCCATTCTTGGCCACTACTTCAAAAAATATCTTGGCCGCGTCAATGGCATCGTCACCATAGGCAGTTCTATTTTCACAGTCATGATGCCTCCTCTCATGAAACATCTTATTGAAGACTACGGCCTCGACTGGATGTTCAGAGTCCTAGCTATATTTACATTTGGAATTGCGCTTTgtggtattttatttaaacctaTTCCTTTATTGGTTATAGAAAAACCATTAAAGGAAGATAACTGTACCTCACTTATTAAAACTATAGTGAGTGTTGAAATTtggaaaaataagaaatatagatTGTGGGCGTTGTCGATGCCCGTGGCACTATTCGGATACTTTGTACCTTATGTGCACATAGGCAAATTCGTTGAAACTTTCGATAAAGTATACAACAATGTACCTATACAATGCATAGCGGCCACTTCTGGGGTAGGGAGACTAGTTTTCGGATTCCTCGCGGATAAGCCTGGTATCGACCGCATTCTGTTGCAGCAGATTTCGTTTTATGTCATAGGAATCCTTACTATTATTTTGCCATTTGTTAATTCCTTTGCATTTATAATTGTTATTTCGTTAGGAATGGGCGTGTTCGACGGCGCATTTATTGCCCTAATTGGGCCTATAGCGTTTGAGTTAGTTGGCGGTGCCCACGCGGCGCAGGCTATCGGTTGCATGTTGGGTCTTGCGGCGGTTCCGCTTTCCATCGGTCCGCCGTTCGCAGCCTATCTGCACGGTTTATATGATTCCTATACCTTGCCATTCGTTCTCGCCGGCATTTCTCCGCTGGTTGGCGCCACTCTCATGTTTACCATACGTCTTTATCGCAAGCCAGGAATTCAAAAACGCCAGAATCTAGACAAGGGTGGTAGCATAAATGGGAAATTATCTTCAAATGACATTG AAAAACTTTCGGGATCTGGCCCTCTTCCAAATGGCGATAATCACCATGATCGGATGGTTAATACTTCCTTATAA